From a single Bacteroidota bacterium genomic region:
- a CDS encoding group II intron maturase-specific domain-containing protein, translating to TQGFTAAVLIRNLNPVITGWANYHRYVCSKKTFYLLDRYCGGTSGTGLDEDTINLDTGKSFP from the coding sequence AAACACAGGGGTTCACAGCTGCAGTTTTAATCCGAAACCTGAACCCGGTTATCACTGGATGGGCTAATTACCACAGGTACGTCTGCTCGAAGAAAACTTTCTATCTATTAGACAGGTATTGTGGAGGAACATCTGGAACTGGGCTCGACGAAGACACAATAAACTTGGATACCGGAAAATCGTTTCCCTAA